In the Isachenkonia alkalipeptolytica genome, one interval contains:
- a CDS encoding alanine/glycine:cation symporter family protein: MEGFFEVIRYLNSLLWGPPMLVLLLGTGVWFTIKLRFVQVRKIRLVFKKTFGDVFKKSVKADEDGMSSFQALATAIAAQVGTGNLAGVGTAIAAGGPGAVFWMWLSGFFGAGTIFAEAILGQTYNTRVDGQKVGGPAYYIKHGLGSPALAGFFAISIIIALGFIGNMVQSNSVSDSMHAAFGIPHIVLGIITAIVVAAIIMGGISRIASFTVTIVPIMAGIYIMGCLAIIIMNLSEVIPAFRMIIHSAFNPMAATGGVIGVTVKEAMRYGIARGLFSNEAGMGSTPHSHAVAKVKHPSQQGFVAIMGVIIDTLVVCTFTALIIIITGTYETGLVGIQLTQQSFAVGLVGFGEYFIAVSLFFFALSTIIAWYYFGEGNIKYLFGQKGIRAYQVIVLLCIVGGTLIEVEDVWELADLFNGLMVIPNLIGLLGLSAVVIKSLENYESGDLDK; encoded by the coding sequence ATGGAAGGTTTTTTTGAAGTGATTCGTTATCTCAACAGTTTACTGTGGGGTCCGCCGATGCTGGTTCTTTTGCTTGGTACCGGTGTATGGTTCACCATCAAATTACGTTTTGTGCAGGTTCGAAAGATAAGGTTGGTTTTTAAGAAGACCTTTGGCGACGTGTTTAAAAAAAGTGTGAAAGCCGACGAAGACGGGATGTCCTCTTTTCAAGCTTTGGCCACGGCCATTGCCGCCCAGGTCGGCACCGGAAATCTTGCCGGAGTGGGAACCGCTATTGCCGCCGGTGGTCCGGGGGCCGTATTTTGGATGTGGCTCAGTGGATTTTTCGGAGCCGGAACAATTTTTGCGGAAGCGATTTTAGGACAAACCTACAACACCCGGGTTGATGGACAGAAAGTGGGGGGACCGGCCTATTATATAAAGCATGGTCTAGGAAGCCCTGCTTTAGCCGGTTTCTTTGCGATTTCCATTATTATCGCCCTGGGTTTTATCGGAAATATGGTGCAGTCCAACTCCGTTTCCGATTCTATGCATGCGGCTTTTGGTATTCCCCACATCGTTCTAGGAATTATTACGGCTATTGTTGTAGCTGCCATTATTATGGGAGGAATCTCCCGAATCGCCTCCTTTACCGTTACCATCGTACCGATTATGGCAGGAATCTATATTATGGGATGCCTTGCAATTATTATTATGAATTTAAGCGAAGTGATCCCTGCGTTTAGAATGATTATTCATAGTGCTTTTAACCCCATGGCCGCCACCGGGGGTGTTATTGGTGTTACTGTTAAAGAGGCGATGCGTTACGGGATCGCCAGAGGACTGTTTTCCAACGAAGCCGGAATGGGTTCCACCCCCCATTCCCATGCTGTTGCAAAGGTAAAGCATCCTTCCCAACAGGGCTTTGTAGCCATCATGGGCGTAATCATCGACACCTTGGTAGTTTGTACTTTTACCGCTTTAATTATTATTATTACCGGAACCTACGAAACCGGTCTTGTGGGTATACAGTTAACCCAGCAAAGTTTTGCCGTTGGTTTAGTCGGTTTTGGAGAGTATTTTATCGCTGTCTCTCTATTTTTCTTTGCCCTATCCACCATTATCGCTTGGTACTATTTCGGAGAAGGAAACATTAAATATCTTTTCGGCCAGAAGGGAATTCGGGCTTATCAGGTAATTGTCTTGCTTTGTATTGTTGGGGGTACTTTAATAGAAGTAGAGGATGTATGGGAACTGGCGGACCTATTCAACGGTTTAATGGTTATTCCAAACTTAATCGGTCTTCTTGGACTCAGTGCTGTGGTTATTAAGAGTCTTGAAAACTATGAGTCCGGTGATTTAGATAAGTAA
- a CDS encoding sensor domain-containing diguanylate cyclase — MKEHYLKEELYHLLNHDRRIFDFIQSGSLDGVWYWDLENPENEWMSPKFWEVLGYDPKVKKPLANEWQAIIFQEDLPRVLENLDKHYKKPTHTFDQIVRYRHKNGSTVWVRCRGMAIRDEEGKPIRLLGAHVDVTDLKHAEREITRLSREYEKVFNGTQDAMFLMEVLSETEFRYIRNNASHQKKTKISLEMIQNQSPRSLLGEEMGDLVAGNYQRCVKNRKPITYEEELSLPGGDRVWLTTLTPIIEESEVRYIVGSAADITERKQLERELEMSANYDDLTKIPNRRLFFDRLKIMIFEHERDLGKFALIYIDLDGFKEINDRYGHETGDGVLVTVAERLKKTLRKSDTVARMGGDEFTVLLRDIGSQESIERVVKKIRVELQQEMNINGVICTVGASMGIAVYPDQGKDSETLLQEADTAMYVIKNDGKGGYKFSPR, encoded by the coding sequence ATGAAAGAACATTACTTAAAAGAGGAATTATATCATTTGCTTAACCATGACCGGAGAATTTTTGATTTTATTCAATCGGGCTCCTTAGATGGGGTATGGTATTGGGATCTGGAGAATCCGGAAAATGAATGGATGAGTCCGAAGTTTTGGGAAGTGCTGGGATATGATCCGAAGGTAAAGAAACCGCTGGCCAATGAATGGCAGGCTATCATTTTTCAAGAAGACTTACCCCGGGTTTTGGAGAACTTAGATAAACATTACAAAAAACCTACCCACACCTTTGATCAGATTGTTAGATACCGACACAAAAACGGTTCTACGGTATGGGTAAGGTGTCGAGGTATGGCTATTCGGGATGAAGAGGGGAAACCTATTCGATTACTAGGTGCCCATGTGGATGTGACAGATTTAAAACATGCGGAAAGAGAAATCACCAGACTATCTAGAGAATATGAAAAAGTATTTAACGGAACCCAGGATGCCATGTTCTTAATGGAGGTATTATCGGAGACGGAATTTCGATACATTCGAAACAACGCATCCCATCAAAAGAAAACGAAGATATCTTTAGAAATGATTCAAAACCAGTCACCTCGGTCGTTACTCGGGGAGGAAATGGGGGACTTGGTTGCAGGCAACTATCAACGGTGTGTAAAAAATCGAAAACCCATTACTTACGAAGAGGAGCTAAGCTTACCCGGTGGCGATCGGGTCTGGTTAACCACGTTGACACCAATTATAGAGGAGAGTGAAGTACGCTATATTGTGGGGTCGGCGGCGGATATTACAGAGCGAAAGCAATTAGAAAGGGAACTGGAAATGAGTGCGAATTATGATGATTTAACCAAAATCCCCAACCGAAGATTATTTTTTGATCGTTTGAAAATAATGATTTTTGAACATGAAAGGGATTTAGGAAAATTTGCTTTGATTTATATTGATTTAGACGGTTTTAAAGAAATTAATGATCGCTATGGTCATGAAACGGGAGACGGAGTGTTGGTAACCGTAGCTGAACGTTTAAAAAAAACTCTTCGGAAGTCCGATACCGTAGCTAGAATGGGTGGAGATGAGTTTACCGTACTGCTTCGGGACATAGGGTCTCAAGAAAGTATAGAAAGGGTGGTAAAAAAGATCCGAGTAGAACTTCAGCAAGAGATGAATATTAATGGAGTAATATGTACTGTGGGGGCATCCATGGGGATTGCTGTTTATCCAGATCAAGGAAAAGATAGTGAAACACTACTTCAGGAAGCTGACACTGCAATGTATGTCATCAAAAACGACGGCAAAGGAGGGTATAAATTTTCTCCTCGATGA
- a CDS encoding alpha/beta fold hydrolase, whose product MALKKKMLLTVLTLLLILQTIPFLIPLSEAWEENPSTPFQNSRWSKVEGIDLHYRTWLPGIIEHNPIVYIHGLGGSTFSWRYNVEPFIKEGFPVIALDLPTFGYSTRDTGLSHSQENRSQWVFGLLDVLETEYEFFSEGYHLVGHSMGGGVITAMALDNPEKIQTLTYVAGAVINEPGKVQGLLSYPPFKRTISVLGEHIFFTESRLEGVLSSAYGEEINQEILEGYLQPLRLSGTGRAWGDLVTSTTSFQEEDISHISIPTFLIWGEEDSWVPLEEGIRLKKLLQNSELSVIEGSGHTPMETDREEFNKRLLQFLSYKEKDDSGTE is encoded by the coding sequence ATGGCTCTAAAAAAGAAAATGCTGTTAACGGTTCTCACATTACTATTGATTTTACAGACTATCCCCTTTCTAATTCCCTTAAGTGAAGCATGGGAAGAGAATCCTTCCACCCCTTTTCAAAACAGTAGATGGTCGAAGGTGGAAGGAATTGATCTTCATTACCGGACCTGGCTTCCGGGAATTATAGAACATAATCCCATTGTTTACATTCATGGTCTAGGAGGCTCTACCTTTTCCTGGCGGTATAATGTTGAGCCCTTTATCAAAGAGGGTTTCCCTGTGATAGCCTTGGATCTTCCCACCTTTGGTTATAGCACTCGTGATACGGGACTAAGCCACTCTCAGGAAAATCGTAGTCAATGGGTGTTTGGACTACTGGATGTCCTAGAGACCGAATACGAGTTTTTTTCAGAGGGCTATCATCTGGTTGGCCATTCCATGGGTGGCGGGGTTATCACAGCCATGGCTTTGGATAATCCAGAAAAGATTCAAACCTTAACCTATGTAGCGGGAGCAGTTATTAACGAACCAGGAAAAGTTCAGGGTCTACTTTCTTATCCACCGTTTAAAAGAACCATTAGTGTTTTAGGAGAGCACATTTTTTTCACCGAAAGTCGTTTAGAAGGGGTGTTGTCCTCGGCCTATGGTGAAGAAATCAACCAAGAAATTTTAGAGGGATATCTTCAACCATTACGGCTCTCCGGCACCGGTAGAGCCTGGGGAGATTTAGTAACTTCCACGACTAGTTTTCAAGAAGAAGATATTTCCCATATTTCCATTCCTACATTTCTAATTTGGGGAGAAGAAGACAGTTGGGTTCCCTTAGAAGAAGGGATACGCTTAAAAAAACTTTTACAAAATTCGGAGTTAAGCGTTATCGAAGGGAGCGGACATACTCCCATGGAAACCGATAGGGAAGAATTTAATAAGCGTTTGCTTCAGTTTTTATCCTATAAAGAGAAAGATGACAGCGGGACGGAGTAG
- the speB gene encoding agmatinase, producing MKIGELTETIAQQKKLWAGLNDPEGLMGEVDAALFGIPYDGGVSFRGGAAKGPQSVREITYTIAKTTEHLESFEGFRIRDLGDFYGGDRNRVFEDVRNLVETLIKKNQFFTMIGGDHSTTIPVLQGIDRAVGEEFGIIHIDAHLDLCDKMDGDSLSHGSTQRRALELDHISGMENLMFLGIRSIEDQEYDFLKDQNPSIITAYRMNQMGIKKVLEQVHEQMKNYKQIYVTIDIDALDPGFAAGTGTPQFGGLNSRQMLDLLMGIFELPILGFDVVEIAPELDPAKTASFAGRKIITECFGHHWRKTRGDKVLAKDRLHDRK from the coding sequence ATGAAAATTGGGGAGTTAACCGAGACCATAGCTCAGCAAAAAAAACTCTGGGCAGGACTGAATGACCCGGAAGGATTGATGGGAGAAGTTGATGCCGCACTGTTTGGTATCCCCTACGACGGCGGAGTCAGTTTTCGTGGTGGGGCCGCCAAGGGTCCCCAGTCGGTACGAGAAATTACCTATACAATTGCAAAAACAACGGAGCATTTAGAAAGCTTTGAAGGGTTCCGAATACGGGATCTGGGAGATTTTTACGGAGGGGATCGAAATCGGGTTTTCGAAGATGTGCGAAATTTGGTAGAAACCTTGATTAAAAAGAATCAGTTTTTCACTATGATCGGCGGTGACCACTCCACAACGATTCCTGTACTTCAAGGGATTGATAGAGCTGTCGGTGAAGAGTTCGGGATTATTCATATCGATGCCCATCTGGATCTTTGCGACAAAATGGATGGCGACTCTTTATCTCATGGTTCTACTCAGCGAAGAGCCTTAGAATTAGACCATATATCGGGAATGGAGAACCTGATGTTTCTCGGGATTCGTTCCATTGAAGATCAGGAATACGATTTCTTAAAAGATCAAAACCCCTCGATCATTACCGCATACCGTATGAATCAAATGGGAATAAAGAAAGTGCTGGAGCAGGTCCATGAGCAAATGAAAAATTACAAACAGATTTATGTAACCATCGATATTGACGCCCTGGATCCTGGATTTGCTGCAGGTACAGGAACCCCACAATTTGGAGGACTGAACAGTCGACAAATGCTGGATCTTTTGATGGGAATATTCGAACTTCCCATTTTGGGTTTTGATGTTGTGGAAATTGCTCCGGAACTCGATCCTGCAAAGACCGCCTCCTTTGCCGGAAGAAAAATCATCACCGAGTGTTTCGGACATCATTGGAGAAAAACAAGAGGCGATAAAGTCCTAGCAAAAGATAGGCTTCATGACAGGAAATAA